A single region of the Triticum dicoccoides isolate Atlit2015 ecotype Zavitan chromosome 2B, WEW_v2.0, whole genome shotgun sequence genome encodes:
- the LOC119368240 gene encoding uncharacterized protein LOC119368240 — MATMGAGEAVKMICGTKVERVVGTGKAPGACPSCGGPVVATDVESERRILCLPLCLKNKRKYSCTRCFRRLVTVYS; from the coding sequence ATGGCGACAATGGGGGCGGGCGAAGCAGTGAAGATGATCTGCGGGACGAAGGTGGAGCGGGTGGTGGGCACGGGCAAGGCGCCCGGTGCTTGCCCGTCCTGCGGCGGCCCCGTGGTGGCCACCGACGTGGAGAGCGAGCGGCGCATCCTCTGCCTCCCGCTGTGCCTCAAGAACAAGCGCAAGTACTCCTGCACCAGGTGCTTCCGCCGCCTCGTCACCGTCTACAGCTAG